One Massilia sp. 9096 genomic window carries:
- a CDS encoding HNH endonuclease, which translates to MKREPVKRITGRRLQAMRAALFARNPFCAECERNGIDKLATQRDHIISLEDGGPDDETNEQGLCNSCHEAKSKQERIAGRRRQVAGR; encoded by the coding sequence GTGAAGAGAGAGCCGGTCAAGCGCATCACCGGCCGGCGCCTGCAGGCCATGCGTGCAGCGCTGTTCGCACGCAACCCTTTCTGTGCTGAGTGCGAACGGAACGGCATCGACAAGCTGGCCACGCAGCGCGACCACATCATCTCCCTGGAAGATGGCGGACCCGACGACGAGACCAACGAGCAAGGCTTGTGCAATTCGTGTCACGAAGCGAAGAGCAAGCAAGAGCGGATCGCAGGGCGCCGGCGCCAGGTGGCCGGTCGATAG
- a CDS encoding VapE domain-containing protein yields MTLDDFSTVGRAALNSIHSLLEEWFPNGVKEGNEFCIGSRSGEAGQSLRIRLTGEKAGVWSDFSDGAAGGDLISLYAFKHDLKPGQACRALAERLGITIADVTNRRPSDIRSFVKPAPARLNPAPAPADKGVGAPADGKKKPSWTPILPVPADAGPYPKAHVVRGRPEAHWEYRDEAGQLLGVIYRFRRSDGVGKEVLPCVFAASDTGKREWHWMAFPEPRPLYLRGPHRPDVPVLLVEGEKCVDAAVSIPMMNDTFEILSWSGGSKAIKKSDWSSIRDRDVIAWADADAKAYKEGHEHAGKLMPEHEQPGMGAMLKIAEILREQGCNVLFVDIPPPGETPDGWDVADLIEGGATEEEVMRWATKLRAVDAGAPAPAAPSRVEVHDAHDEVPAWVTEQISEQFEDASTPLPAGAGGDDRRALRMKLIPTANGGIKGCRENVYLVMEGDPKLCGVVGLDLFSGLQVKLRKTPWKSTPGEWTESDDFELGMHLAQNYGLVLASVGDIERGVAQAARRHQFDPVIDYFDRCAAGWDGQKRVETALSRYWGAADSEYLRLVSTMFFIGIVMRGYKPGVKNDHAPVFEGGQGQGKSTSLKVLGGDWFADTPFRMGDKDGYLSIQGVLLYEVAELEQFNRSEVTAIKAFMSSTVDRFREPYGRRMKNVPRRCAFAASTNEDAYFKDTTGNRRFWPVETGKLDVEALKVDRDQLFGEAIALMKAGVQWWPTFEQQRRLIDPVQQSREIPDPWAGRVWEYLEGMDSEGKPTMAGKLVRVTARELLMRALHIELSKMGPAKAETMRVGAIMRKFGWTKHRESSGAREWYYERPAAVAGQGADTTGEDDEPLPF; encoded by the coding sequence GTGACCCTGGACGATTTTTCCACAGTTGGGCGCGCAGCGCTCAACTCCATTCATTCGCTTCTCGAAGAGTGGTTCCCGAACGGCGTCAAGGAAGGAAACGAATTCTGCATCGGATCTCGGTCCGGCGAAGCCGGCCAGTCGCTGCGTATTCGCCTTACTGGAGAGAAGGCTGGGGTTTGGTCCGACTTTTCCGACGGCGCAGCCGGCGGCGATCTGATCTCGCTCTACGCCTTCAAGCATGACCTCAAGCCCGGCCAAGCGTGCAGGGCGCTCGCCGAGCGCCTGGGCATCACGATCGCGGACGTTACCAACCGGCGCCCGAGCGATATTCGTTCTTTCGTCAAGCCTGCGCCAGCACGACTGAATCCTGCGCCTGCGCCAGCGGACAAAGGGGTAGGAGCACCGGCAGACGGTAAGAAAAAACCATCCTGGACACCGATTTTGCCGGTCCCAGCCGATGCCGGTCCGTATCCAAAAGCGCACGTGGTGCGCGGCAGGCCAGAGGCGCACTGGGAATATCGCGACGAGGCCGGCCAGCTGCTGGGCGTGATTTATCGCTTCCGTCGATCGGACGGCGTCGGCAAGGAAGTGCTGCCCTGCGTGTTCGCTGCATCCGACACCGGTAAGCGCGAATGGCACTGGATGGCGTTTCCTGAGCCGCGGCCCCTGTACCTGCGCGGGCCGCACCGTCCGGACGTGCCGGTCCTCCTGGTCGAGGGCGAGAAGTGCGTCGACGCCGCGGTGTCGATTCCGATGATGAACGATACGTTCGAGATCCTGTCCTGGTCTGGCGGCAGCAAGGCGATCAAGAAATCGGACTGGTCCTCAATCCGAGACCGTGACGTTATCGCCTGGGCTGATGCAGACGCAAAGGCCTACAAGGAAGGCCACGAGCATGCCGGCAAGCTCATGCCAGAGCACGAGCAGCCGGGCATGGGCGCAATGCTCAAGATCGCAGAAATCCTGCGCGAGCAGGGCTGCAACGTTCTGTTCGTCGATATCCCCCCGCCTGGTGAAACGCCCGACGGATGGGATGTGGCGGATCTGATCGAAGGTGGCGCGACCGAAGAAGAAGTCATGCGCTGGGCGACGAAGCTGCGGGCAGTCGACGCGGGCGCGCCGGCGCCGGCGGCACCGAGCCGCGTCGAGGTGCATGACGCGCATGACGAGGTGCCTGCCTGGGTTACCGAGCAAATATCGGAGCAGTTCGAGGACGCTTCTACCCCTTTGCCCGCTGGCGCAGGCGGCGACGATCGCCGGGCCTTGCGGATGAAGCTGATCCCGACCGCTAACGGCGGGATCAAGGGTTGCCGCGAAAACGTCTACCTGGTGATGGAGGGCGATCCGAAGCTGTGCGGCGTGGTCGGTCTCGACCTGTTCTCAGGGCTGCAGGTGAAGCTGCGCAAGACGCCTTGGAAGAGCACGCCGGGCGAATGGACGGAATCCGACGACTTCGAGCTCGGGATGCACTTGGCCCAGAACTACGGCCTGGTACTGGCATCGGTAGGCGATATCGAACGGGGCGTCGCGCAGGCGGCACGCCGGCACCAGTTTGACCCCGTGATCGACTACTTCGACCGCTGTGCCGCCGGCTGGGACGGTCAGAAGCGCGTCGAGACGGCGCTGTCGCGCTATTGGGGCGCGGCCGACTCCGAATACCTGCGCCTGGTCTCAACCATGTTCTTCATCGGCATCGTGATGCGCGGCTACAAGCCAGGCGTGAAGAACGACCATGCGCCCGTGTTCGAGGGTGGCCAGGGCCAGGGCAAGTCGACCTCGCTGAAGGTGTTGGGTGGCGACTGGTTCGCCGATACGCCCTTTCGGATGGGAGACAAGGATGGCTACCTGTCGATCCAAGGAGTGCTGCTGTATGAGGTCGCCGAGCTCGAGCAGTTCAACCGCTCCGAGGTGACCGCGATCAAGGCGTTCATGTCCAGCACGGTCGACCGCTTCCGAGAGCCCTACGGACGCCGTATGAAGAACGTGCCCCGCCGGTGCGCCTTTGCGGCGTCGACCAACGAGGATGCGTACTTCAAGGACACGACGGGCAACCGGCGCTTCTGGCCGGTGGAGACCGGGAAGCTGGATGTTGAAGCGTTGAAGGTCGACCGCGACCAGCTGTTCGGCGAAGCGATCGCGCTCATGAAGGCAGGCGTGCAGTGGTGGCCAACCTTCGAGCAACAGCGCCGCCTGATCGACCCGGTGCAGCAGAGCCGGGAGATCCCGGACCCATGGGCTGGCCGCGTCTGGGAGTACCTGGAAGGCATGGACTCCGAAGGAAAGCCAACGATGGCAGGCAAGCTCGTACGCGTCACAGCGCGCGAGCTGCTCATGCGCGCCTTGCATATCGAGCTGTCCAAGATGGGACCAGCGAAGGCCGAGACGATGCGTGTAGGCGCGATCATGCGCAAGTTCGGTTGGACAAAGCACCGCGAATCGAGCGGCGCACGCGAGTGGTACTACGAACGCCCTGCAGCGGTAGCGGGGCAAGGGGCAGACACGACTGGAGAGGACGATGAGCCGCTCCCGTTTTGA
- a CDS encoding YmfL family putative regulatory protein: MGLRQAKLDMIERVKGGWDVAAAYLGMSPAALRNRIYEVKDQKLSDEKSLALQQLSETTHYVDAIAQASGGVFVKLPDTECENEDLMKKFNQLYVLLGNFSRDFDSALSNDCIVDKQEEAVLERDVIGIQKSASELLALIVRVYGINHRGGAHGGE; this comes from the coding sequence ATGGGGTTGCGTCAAGCGAAGCTCGATATGATCGAGAGGGTAAAAGGTGGATGGGATGTTGCGGCCGCATACCTCGGCATGTCGCCTGCAGCCTTGCGTAACCGCATCTACGAGGTCAAGGATCAGAAGCTGTCCGATGAAAAATCCCTCGCGCTGCAGCAGCTGTCGGAGACTACGCACTACGTTGACGCGATCGCACAGGCCAGCGGCGGCGTGTTCGTCAAGCTGCCGGACACCGAGTGCGAGAACGAAGATCTGATGAAGAAATTCAATCAGCTGTATGTCCTGCTGGGCAATTTTTCGCGTGACTTCGACAGCGCATTGAGCAATGACTGCATCGTCGACAAGCAGGAAGAGGCCGTTCTCGAGCGCGATGTCATCGGTATCCAGAAGTCGGCATCCGAGCTGCTCGCGCTCATCGTCCGCGTCTACGGGATCAACCATCGCGGAGGCGCACATGGCGGCGAATAA
- a CDS encoding helix-turn-helix transcriptional regulator: MKSPLRLAREKRGMTLDALAKIVGSDVGNLSRIERGVQVPGPQLAERICSEFEGEVNELQLIYPSRYVETPVCSETRQ; the protein is encoded by the coding sequence ATGAAATCACCTCTTCGACTAGCTCGTGAAAAACGGGGCATGACACTGGACGCATTGGCCAAGATCGTAGGCAGCGACGTTGGGAATCTAAGTCGCATCGAGCGTGGGGTCCAGGTGCCGGGTCCGCAGTTGGCTGAGCGGATTTGCAGCGAGTTTGAAGGTGAGGTGAACGAGCTTCAACTCATCTACCCATCCCGTTACGTCGAGACTCCAGTCTGCTCCGAAACACGGCAGTAA
- a CDS encoding helix-turn-helix domain-containing protein — translation MECLAPKMRNPHFIREHGDAQYALRAAHQNPTIQRMTVGEKIRAIRVAKGMTLAEVEGRAGLTDGNLSRIERGKQWASEDVLRAIAQALLVRVVEFFDDEEIPTAVSDGYRHPATQEIRSAISQAADEVRLLTVYRLANASDRAVIDSAIDDVIERLDVVSILNKR, via the coding sequence ATGGAATGTCTCGCTCCAAAAATGCGTAATCCGCACTTTATACGAGAACACGGTGATGCGCAATACGCCTTGCGAGCCGCGCATCAAAATCCCACAATTCAGCGCATGACCGTAGGCGAAAAAATCAGGGCGATAAGAGTCGCCAAAGGAATGACCCTTGCGGAAGTTGAGGGTCGGGCAGGTCTTACTGACGGCAATCTCTCAAGAATCGAACGCGGAAAGCAATGGGCTAGCGAAGATGTCCTCCGCGCTATTGCGCAGGCCTTGCTGGTCCGAGTCGTCGAGTTCTTCGATGACGAAGAGATCCCAACCGCAGTGTCTGATGGGTACAGGCATCCAGCCACCCAGGAAATACGGTCGGCAATATCCCAAGCCGCAGACGAAGTACGCTTACTTACTGTTTACCGCCTCGCCAATGCCTCGGATCGAGCTGTAATCGACTCTGCTATCGATGATGTGATTGAGCGGCTTGACGTCGTCAGCATTCTTAACAAGCGATAG
- a CDS encoding YqaE/Pmp3 family membrane protein, whose protein sequence is MEVCRDCGTTGHTKRVTRGSLLIEIVLWLCFLVPGLIYSLWRISTRYNACRACGSRHVVPLNSPVGAKLAAENGHAGTVERSGAEKFGRAVGRMFASRR, encoded by the coding sequence ATGGAAGTATGTAGGGACTGTGGAACGACGGGTCACACTAAGCGGGTCACGCGTGGTTCGCTCTTGATCGAAATCGTACTGTGGCTCTGCTTCCTGGTGCCTGGACTGATCTATTCGCTATGGCGCATATCGACTAGATACAATGCGTGTAGAGCCTGCGGTAGCCGACACGTTGTTCCTTTGAACTCACCGGTTGGGGCAAAGCTTGCTGCAGAAAACGGACATGCTGGAACCGTAGAGCGCTCTGGAGCTGAAAAATTTGGTCGCGCGGTTGGACGCATGTTCGCGTCGCGCCGATAA
- a CDS encoding macro domain-containing protein: protein MIKITDGNLLTAEVEALVNTVNTEGVMGKGIALQFKLAYPGMFKAYEVACKNGEVKLGEMHVFDLGGLVDGHRWIINFPTKGHWRSRSRLEDIVSGLKSLVATIEKLGIKSIAIPPLGCGNGGLAWDDVRPLIEKAFQHLPNVDVLVFPPSGAPDAKVMPIRTTRPKITPGRAALISMMERYQAGLLDPFMSLLEIHKLMYFLQEAGQPLRLKYEAKLYGPYASNLRQVLIHLEGHYIEGYGDGIDSPTKKIGLKPGASEAAKEELHADSDLMSRIIRVYKLIEGYEDPYGLELLSSMHWVLAHYPDARESVDRAVELVHSWNPRKRKILKAVHLRSAWERLRDQRWDEESASSVH, encoded by the coding sequence ATGATTAAAATAACAGACGGTAATTTGTTAACTGCCGAGGTGGAGGCACTTGTTAACACAGTTAATACCGAAGGTGTTATGGGGAAAGGCATTGCCCTGCAGTTTAAGCTAGCTTACCCCGGTATGTTTAAGGCTTATGAAGTGGCCTGTAAAAATGGCGAAGTAAAGCTTGGAGAAATGCATGTTTTCGATTTGGGTGGTCTAGTAGACGGTCATCGCTGGATTATTAATTTCCCAACGAAAGGTCATTGGCGTTCGCGCAGTAGGTTGGAAGATATTGTAAGTGGGTTGAAATCGCTTGTAGCTACAATAGAAAAGCTTGGTATTAAATCAATAGCCATTCCTCCTCTTGGTTGTGGAAATGGTGGTCTAGCGTGGGATGATGTTAGGCCACTCATCGAAAAAGCTTTTCAACATCTTCCGAATGTCGATGTATTAGTTTTTCCTCCATCTGGAGCGCCAGATGCAAAAGTAATGCCGATTCGTACTACTCGTCCCAAAATTACACCAGGACGGGCTGCACTGATCAGTATGATGGAGCGTTATCAAGCCGGGCTGCTCGATCCCTTTATGAGTTTGTTAGAGATACATAAGCTAATGTATTTTTTGCAAGAGGCTGGGCAGCCTTTACGTTTAAAATACGAAGCAAAATTGTATGGTCCTTATGCGAGCAACCTCCGCCAAGTCCTAATACATCTGGAGGGTCACTATATTGAAGGATATGGTGATGGAATTGATAGCCCGACCAAAAAGATCGGGCTGAAGCCGGGAGCTTCTGAAGCAGCCAAAGAAGAGTTGCACGCCGATAGTGATTTGATGAGCCGAATAATTCGGGTTTACAAATTAATCGAGGGCTATGAAGATCCGTATGGGTTAGAGCTGCTTAGTTCGATGCATTGGGTACTGGCACATTATCCAGATGCGCGGGAATCGGTGGATCGAGCTGTTGAGTTGGTCCATAGTTGGAATCCTCGGAAACGTAAAATATTAAAAGCTGTTCACTTACGTTCAGCTTGGGAAAGGCTCAGGGATCAAAGGTGGGATGAGGAATCAGCGAGCTCTGTGCATTAA
- a CDS encoding DUF4433 domain-containing protein gives MTTDPAKTRIYHITDVANLQSIIDEGALLSDAAMRASGKDVTEIGYATIKWRRLNTYRVDCCEGRFVGEFVPFYFCPRSPMLFTINKGNTGRPPGCQTTILHLVSNVNRAWSLQQPWAISDGNAGAAYTTFSNATDALEHVAWEVVRSDAWSGDRMNKKATEFLIEKSFPVDSLLGIGVHNEKIAAQVNKILVKNNIDLRVIVKKDWYFP, from the coding sequence ATGACGACTGACCCAGCCAAAACACGAATCTATCACATCACAGATGTTGCTAATCTGCAAAGCATTATTGATGAAGGAGCATTGCTGTCTGATGCAGCTATGAGGGCATCAGGCAAGGACGTAACGGAAATTGGATACGCAACTATCAAGTGGCGTCGATTGAACACCTACAGAGTCGATTGTTGCGAAGGGCGGTTTGTTGGAGAGTTTGTACCGTTCTATTTTTGCCCCCGTTCGCCAATGCTCTTCACCATCAACAAGGGAAACACTGGTCGACCGCCTGGTTGCCAGACCACAATCCTGCATCTCGTTAGCAACGTGAACCGAGCGTGGAGCCTTCAACAGCCTTGGGCTATTAGTGATGGTAATGCAGGTGCAGCCTATACAACATTCTCTAATGCAACAGATGCACTGGAGCATGTTGCTTGGGAAGTCGTGCGCTCCGATGCTTGGAGTGGCGATAGAATGAATAAAAAAGCGACGGAATTTTTAATCGAAAAATCGTTTCCAGTAGATTCGTTGCTAGGCATTGGAGTGCATAACGAAAAGATTGCGGCTCAAGTCAATAAAATATTGGTTAAAAATAATATTGACCTGCGTGTCATAGTTAAGAAAGATTGGTACTTCCCATAA
- the cydX gene encoding cytochrome bd-I oxidase subunit CydX, which produces MWYFTWMLGLGFAVAVAIISAIYLETNYAFGHRDEETTRRRFERARVGEGAREEVGLEGR; this is translated from the coding sequence ATGTGGTACTTCACCTGGATGCTCGGCCTCGGTTTCGCCGTCGCCGTGGCGATCATCAGCGCCATTTACCTTGAGACTAACTACGCCTTCGGGCATCGTGACGAAGAGACGACCCGGCGGCGGTTCGAGCGGGCGCGCGTGGGGGAAGGGGCGCGTGAGGAGGTTGGTTTGGAGGGTCGATGA
- the cydB gene encoding cytochrome d ubiquinol oxidase subunit II: MLFDYATYKLIWWGFVGVLLLGFALTGGFDFGVGVALPFVGRGDTERRVVINTVGATWEGNQTWLITAGGALFAAWPLVYAAAFSGFYVALLLCLFALFFRPVGFDYRNKIADPRWRSTWDWCLFAGGFVPPIIFGVAFGNLLQGVPFRYDDMLRLEYGGTFFQLLNPFGLLCGVLALALMSMHGATWLQHKTEGAIAERARLMAMIAGALSILLFAVGGLFVATTIDGYRIVAMPDANSAFLPAAKTVVRAAGAWLDNFGRWPALWILPALGLGGAALACLFSAARRALPAFLASGLATTGVVLTAGAAMFPFVMPSSALPGHSLTAWDAVSSHRTLAVMFWVVIVMLPIVLAYTGWVYRVMRGKVSRQHILDNQHTAY, encoded by the coding sequence ATGTTATTCGATTACGCAACCTATAAATTGATCTGGTGGGGCTTCGTCGGCGTACTGCTGCTCGGCTTCGCGCTGACCGGTGGCTTCGACTTCGGAGTCGGCGTCGCCTTGCCCTTCGTCGGCCGCGGCGACACCGAGCGCCGCGTCGTCATCAACACCGTCGGCGCGACCTGGGAAGGCAACCAGACCTGGCTCATCACCGCGGGCGGCGCGCTGTTCGCGGCCTGGCCGCTGGTCTACGCGGCCGCGTTCTCGGGCTTTTACGTAGCCTTGCTGCTGTGCCTGTTCGCACTGTTCTTCCGCCCGGTCGGCTTCGACTACCGCAACAAGATCGCCGATCCGCGCTGGCGCAGCACCTGGGACTGGTGCCTGTTCGCCGGCGGGTTCGTGCCGCCGATTATCTTCGGCGTCGCCTTCGGCAACCTGCTGCAGGGCGTGCCGTTCCGCTACGACGACATGCTGCGCCTCGAATACGGCGGCACCTTCTTCCAGCTGCTCAACCCCTTCGGCCTGCTGTGCGGCGTGCTGGCGCTGGCGCTGATGTCGATGCACGGCGCCACCTGGCTGCAGCACAAGACCGAGGGTGCGATCGCCGAGCGCGCGCGCCTGATGGCGATGATCGCGGGGGCGCTGAGCATCCTGCTGTTCGCCGTCGGCGGCTTGTTCGTCGCGACGACGATCGACGGCTACCGCATCGTCGCCATGCCGGACGCGAACAGCGCCTTCCTGCCGGCGGCCAAGACGGTGGTGCGCGCGGCCGGCGCCTGGCTCGACAATTTCGGCCGCTGGCCGGCCTTGTGGATCCTGCCCGCGCTGGGCCTGGGCGGCGCGGCGCTGGCCTGCCTGTTCAGCGCGGCGCGGCGCGCGCTGCCGGCATTCCTGGCCAGCGGCCTGGCGACCACCGGCGTCGTGCTGACCGCGGGCGCGGCGATGTTCCCGTTCGTGATGCCGTCGTCCGCGCTGCCCGGCCACAGCCTGACCGCATGGGACGCCGTGTCCAGCCACCGCACGCTGGCCGTGATGTTCTGGGTCGTGATCGTGATGCTGCCGATCGTGCTCGCGTACACCGGCTGGGTCTACCGCGTCATGCGCGGCAAGGTCAGCCGCCAGCACATCCTCGACAACCAGCACACCGCTTATTGA